Genomic window (Macaca mulatta isolate MMU2019108-1 chromosome Y, T2T-MMU8v2.0, whole genome shotgun sequence):
GGCAAGAAGACATGAGCACTTGGGTGGCCCAACTGGGAAGACTGTGCTTGATGCTGAGGAGAGCTGAAGGGTGAAGAACATTGAGAAGTAGGTGGTGGCTGGTAAGCTgactgagagatctgctgtttgTGAGAATACTGAGATGGCTGATAGTTCTGTTGATGTGGATAAACAGGTAAAGCATACTGGCTATAATGAGGCAGTGGGCCCTGTAGTGAGGACTGCCATGGCGTACTGTGACAGGTGCGCCTCACACAAATAGAAGCAGGAGAACCATAGATATTTCTTGGAATTTGTAAACCTCTTGGTACCATCTGTCCAGAAGCAAGGTTTTGAGATCCTGCAATGGTAACAGGATTTGTACTATACTGAGGAATATGTAcaaatgaaggaggaggaggtggtagTGATAGTGAAGATCTTTGCATAGCAGATAGATtcatttccatttgcatggaaaatGACTGTTGAGGTGGCTGTGAAGAAGGAATACCTGCATTTCTGTACTGTTcaatcataaaaattaaattatagttGTAAGTGGCAGTTACAACAGCTGGAGCTTAGTCTTTGAACTAAATATATACACTGTTTTACCTACTCTTTGGTGTAGATCAATATGCCCATCACTTGAGCTATGTACCAGCATTTGTCCACCATTAAGTTGAGCTGCATTTCCTGGGTGATAACCACTAGAAGACTGAATACCCAAGTTAATATACAAATGGTAATTTCTATTCATCTTGTCATTTGGactatggtattccaaatataaatatttgttactcTCCTGGAAAAGGGCTTGGCAACAGGCATCAAGGTTATTACTGTTCTGAGAgggaaaaatgacaaaaactaatactaaaaaaactgaaaatagggaAAATCACTCTTTGACTAACAGAAAAATTCAATTGTCTTagagtaaataaaaatactgGTTTCATCATAAAAAACTTCAAACTCAGTGATCCCGTAAAAGATATCAAAGTATTCATACACTTTACAAACACTTAACTTACATTAGTTTACTTGTATAGCAGATTTATATTACATTACACTACTGCTAGAGAAATGTTACAAACACTGGAAAAACTGCTAATAAATAGTCTCTCAACAAGTTTTCTGATTCCAGGTATAAGACTAATTTTACATTTGTTACATCTCTATAAACTGAAATACTGAAGTAATCTTAGATTCACCACAATTGCTGCATTATATAAATAACAtcctttattaatatttaaactgGCAAACATAAAAATTACCATGCTTTAGTTTTCAAaaacccaaaaggaaaaaaaaaattacaatgaaatcccaagtaaaaaaatcaaaattctaaagcagtcttcactttttaaaactacatttacCCCACTACCTAAATTCAGTTGTCTTCATGCTTACAACAGATTTAAGTTAAGCAAAACAatcaatgacaacaacaaaatcaacatttttatCAACTCTGCCACAATTAGGGCAATTTAGCAGTAAAACTTATCTCTATTATTTTAACAAAACTCATGCATCTGgagttttgaatttttctttcccaTTAAGAAATGGCTTGGTATTCTTTCAAAATCATTTACTAACTTGAATTGTTTAAAATTATCCATTTAGAACAATTCATCATGTTGGATATAAAAAAGCTCTGGAAATAAATGCTTGGTGCTGCAAAGTGAAACCAGAACTCAGgcaaaagttttctcagcaaggcaatttaccTCTGCAGAAGGGTTCCACTCACATCAATCAAGATTGCAAGAGCACAGGGAACAAAGGAGAACAGGGGATTTTTATCTCTGATGAATGGTCCTTACCTCTGTCACTTCCCCATGGGCTGGGGTTGGACTGCACAATCTGAGCTGACCTGCTTGGCTACTtgcaaatatatttctaaatatggaAGGAAAGAGGGACATGAGGAACAGTGGTGAAGCATGTGAGATGTGAAGTTTTGGGGGAACAATGGGTACATGTAACCAAGGGAAGAGATGTGAGTTACTGATTAGAGCTGTCAGGAAGTGGGTGGGCTTTTTACAGTAACTAGCAGGCATGTAGAACAAGAAAGTTAGGTTTGGGAACAAAGAACAAGGCAGTTAACAGGCTAAACCTTTGAAGAGAAACTCAGAAAAATTCATTGTATCTTACAATCACAGCAAGGCAAAATTTTTCATGATTTATGTGTGTGTTCATGGttaagcatgtgtgtgtgtgtgtgagggctccctctgttgcccaagctagagtgccaTGGTACAACATAGCTCTCcacaggctcaaactcctgggttcaagtgatcctcataaCTCAGgcttctgagttgctgggattacaggtgtgggcatTAGGCCTGGCtccaaaatattagaaattttgtACAACAATAGTCACAAGAAAAATTTCTCCATTCAAGAATTTAAGAAGTCTTATAAAACAGTTTTCTACTAAaatgagaaatacaaactattttattaatcttagaatatttatttctcagaTTTATTTGCATGATTTTCAAATGACATGAGAAAGTTATCATATTTCTTAAATTGCAACAACTACTTTTTTCTAGGATGAAACATTTTTATGCCCTAAAGGATTGCCTACTCTGATTAATTTCACATTTACACACGCAGAAAAACATATCTAGAAATTTACATA
Coding sequences:
- the LOC106995379 gene encoding LOW QUALITY PROTEIN: TGF-beta-activated kinase 1 and MAP3K7-binding protein 3-like (The sequence of the model RefSeq protein was modified relative to this genomic sequence to represent the inferred CDS: inserted 1 base in 1 codon); translation: MAQAGQQCCGTGHTLYSCWPWAGGTGQQLQVWGLWSPHLPELMPASERQNSNNLDACCQALFQESNKYLYLEYHSPNDKMNRNYHLYINLGIQSSSGYHPGNAAQLNGGQMLVHSSSDGHIDLHQRVGKTVYIFSSKTXAPAVVTATYNYNLIFMIEQYRNAGIPSSQPPQQSFSMQMEMNLSAMQRSSLSLPPPPPSFVHIPQYSTNPVTIAGSQNLASGQMVPRGLQIPRNIYGSPASICVRRTCHSTPWQSSLQGPLPHYSQYALPVYPHQQNYQPSQYSHKQQISQSAYQPPPTSQCSSPFSSPQHQAQSSQLGHPSAHVFLPPSQDLLAVRNSEIIQ